A single region of the Actinoplanes sp. SE50/110 genome encodes:
- a CDS encoding SSI family serine proteinase inhibitor: MLLRICTGFVAAVVLATAAPAAAARPESRLVLTYAGETGRPAAVRLTCDPDGGEHPKAAQACAELGRVGADPRRLKPADRLCFMLYQPVTAQLRGTWRGRPVKWTQRFGNGCEMTRATGVLFAF, translated from the coding sequence ATGTTGCTACGCATCTGCACCGGTTTCGTCGCCGCGGTCGTCCTGGCCACCGCCGCGCCGGCCGCGGCGGCCCGACCGGAATCCCGGCTCGTCCTCACCTACGCCGGCGAGACGGGGCGTCCGGCGGCCGTCCGGCTCACCTGCGACCCGGACGGCGGCGAGCACCCGAAAGCCGCCCAGGCCTGCGCCGAACTCGGCCGGGTCGGCGCCGACCCGCGGAGACTCAAGCCCGCCGACCGGCTCTGCTTCATGCTCTACCAGCCGGTGACCGCGCAGCTGCGGGGCACCTGGCGGGGCCGGCCGGTGAAGTGGACCCAGCGGTTCGGCAACGGCTGCGAGATGACCCGCGCCACCGGGGTGCTCTTCGCCTTCTGA